From Humibacter ginsenosidimutans, a single genomic window includes:
- a CDS encoding ABC transporter ATP-binding protein: MPDITESGIAGPDTTADAVASSPLLAVRDLRVAFRTRAGVVNAVNGLSFSVAPGEVLGIVGESGSGKSVSMYSMMGLLDNPNATITGSARFDGAELIGMPTKRLNRIRGNRISMIFQDPMTALTPVYTVGWQIVEQIMNHEKVTKAEAWSRAVHLLDEVGIPDAERRARSYPHEFSGGMRQRVMIAMSLACHPSLLIADEPTTALDVTTQRQILELIGDLQAKYGSSVILITHDMGVISEAADRVIVMYAGRAVEMGDESTVVRRPRHPYTWGLLGAIPKPGQRKQRLPTIPGLPPGPRDQPTGCPFQKRCRFAMEQCSTLPPLIATGEEQNHLDACWLPDEVREELREEVA; the protein is encoded by the coding sequence GTGCCTGACATCACAGAATCCGGCATCGCCGGACCCGACACGACAGCGGATGCCGTGGCATCCTCGCCCCTGCTGGCCGTGCGCGATCTGCGGGTCGCCTTCCGCACAAGGGCGGGGGTGGTCAACGCGGTGAACGGGCTCTCCTTCTCCGTCGCTCCCGGCGAGGTGCTCGGCATCGTCGGCGAGTCGGGATCGGGCAAGAGCGTCTCGATGTACTCGATGATGGGTCTGCTCGACAACCCGAACGCCACCATCACGGGATCGGCGCGGTTCGACGGCGCCGAGCTCATCGGAATGCCGACCAAGCGACTCAACCGCATTCGCGGCAATCGCATCTCGATGATCTTTCAAGATCCGATGACGGCGCTCACGCCCGTGTACACGGTCGGGTGGCAGATCGTCGAGCAGATCATGAACCACGAGAAGGTCACCAAGGCGGAGGCTTGGAGCCGCGCGGTGCACCTGCTCGACGAGGTCGGCATCCCCGATGCGGAACGTCGCGCGCGGTCGTATCCGCACGAGTTCTCCGGCGGCATGCGGCAGCGCGTGATGATCGCGATGTCGCTGGCGTGTCATCCCTCTCTGCTGATCGCCGACGAGCCGACCACGGCTCTCGATGTCACGACTCAGCGCCAGATCCTCGAGCTGATCGGCGACCTGCAAGCGAAGTACGGCTCGTCTGTGATCCTCATCACGCACGACATGGGCGTGATCTCCGAGGCCGCCGATCGCGTGATCGTGATGTATGCGGGCCGGGCCGTGGAGATGGGCGACGAGTCGACCGTGGTGCGCAGGCCGCGGCATCCCTACACCTGGGGACTTCTCGGCGCGATCCCGAAGCCGGGCCAGCGCAAGCAGAGGCTTCCGACGATCCCCGGACTTCCGCCTGGGCCGCGCGACCAGCCGACGGGATGCCCGTTCCAGAAGCGCTGTCGGTTCGCGATGGAGCAGTGCTCGACCTTGCCGCCGCTGATCGCGACGGGAGAGGAGCAGAACCATCTCGACGCCTGCTGGCTTCCGGATGAGGTACGCGAGGAACTGAGGGAGGAGGTCGCGTGA
- a CDS encoding ABC transporter substrate-binding protein: MRTITKALVSVAALASLMTLSACGSSTTTDAADASDGAHQGGTLHLAAQSAGGTLDPQVNYTLQYWQLYQGAYDGLLTYARVGGTKSEDIVPDLATAMPTISPDGKTYTFELRKDIKFSNGKTLTTDDVVASFRRLFKVSSPNAGSWYNVIVGADACLKTPATCTLNGGIVADSSAGTITFHLTQSDPEFEAQLAMPFASVLPADTAPKDAGTTPIPTTGPYYFASYSPNKALVMKRNRYFHSWSKEAAPVGYPDEIDETFGLTAEAEVTAVENGQSDWMYDTPPSDRLSEISTKYASQVHVTPLTAMWYLALNTNIAPFNNESARQAINWAVDRAAIVKLYGGSSLAAPACTILPPDFPGHKDFCDYTKGGGSTWSAPDLTKAKQLVQQSGTAGQSVGVVVQNDSVNKGIGLYLVSLLNQLGYKATIKPLSNNIQYNYIQNTKNHVQLSLTQWYQDYPAASDFLQVLLSCSSFHPNSDSSINIAGYCNRDLDAKMTAADAKGLTDQTAANAQWGDIDQQYMALSPLVPLFNPKLIDFTSSRVKNYQFSDQYYMLVDQLWLK; encoded by the coding sequence ATGCGCACCATCACGAAGGCGCTGGTCAGCGTCGCGGCGCTCGCCTCGCTCATGACCCTCTCGGCGTGCGGCAGCAGCACGACCACGGATGCCGCTGACGCCTCCGACGGCGCGCACCAGGGCGGCACCCTGCACCTCGCCGCCCAGTCGGCGGGCGGAACCCTCGACCCTCAGGTGAATTACACGCTGCAGTACTGGCAGCTCTATCAGGGCGCCTATGACGGGCTGCTCACATACGCCAGGGTGGGCGGCACGAAATCGGAGGACATCGTGCCCGACCTCGCCACCGCGATGCCGACGATCTCCCCGGACGGCAAGACCTACACGTTCGAGCTGCGCAAGGACATCAAGTTCTCCAACGGCAAGACCCTGACCACCGATGATGTGGTCGCATCGTTCCGTCGTCTCTTCAAGGTCTCCAGCCCGAACGCCGGTTCCTGGTACAACGTCATCGTCGGCGCCGATGCATGCCTGAAGACACCGGCGACCTGCACGTTGAACGGCGGCATCGTCGCGGATTCGTCCGCCGGCACCATCACATTCCACCTGACCCAGTCCGACCCGGAATTCGAGGCGCAGCTGGCCATGCCGTTCGCCTCGGTGCTGCCGGCGGACACCGCTCCGAAGGACGCCGGCACCACACCGATTCCCACTACCGGCCCTTACTACTTTGCGAGCTACTCGCCGAACAAGGCCCTCGTGATGAAGCGCAACCGCTACTTCCACTCCTGGTCGAAGGAAGCGGCGCCGGTCGGCTACCCCGATGAGATCGACGAGACCTTCGGCCTGACCGCCGAGGCAGAGGTCACTGCAGTGGAGAACGGCCAGTCCGACTGGATGTACGACACCCCGCCCTCCGATCGGCTCTCCGAGATCTCGACGAAGTACGCGTCGCAGGTGCACGTCACGCCTTTGACGGCCATGTGGTACCTGGCGCTGAACACGAACATCGCTCCGTTCAACAACGAGTCGGCGCGTCAGGCGATCAACTGGGCCGTCGACCGCGCCGCGATCGTGAAGCTCTACGGCGGCAGTTCGCTCGCAGCCCCGGCATGCACCATCCTTCCGCCGGACTTCCCGGGCCACAAAGACTTCTGCGACTACACGAAGGGCGGGGGGAGCACGTGGAGCGCCCCTGATCTCACCAAAGCCAAGCAGCTCGTTCAGCAGTCGGGCACAGCAGGTCAGTCCGTCGGCGTCGTGGTGCAGAACGACAGTGTCAACAAGGGCATCGGACTCTACCTGGTGAGCCTGCTCAACCAACTCGGTTACAAGGCGACGATCAAACCGCTGTCGAACAACATCCAGTACAACTACATCCAGAACACGAAGAACCACGTGCAGCTGAGCCTGACGCAGTGGTACCAGGACTACCCGGCGGCGTCCGACTTCTTGCAGGTGCTGCTCTCGTGCTCGTCGTTCCACCCGAACAGCGACAGCTCGATCAACATCGCCGGGTATTGCAACCGCGATCTCGATGCGAAGATGACGGCCGCCGATGCCAAGGGCTTGACCGACCAGACCGCGGCGAACGCCCAGTGGGGCGACATCGACCAGCAGTACATGGCGCTCTCGCCGCTCGTGCCGCTCTTCAACCCGAAGCTCATCGACTTCACCTCGTCGCGTGTGAAGAACTATCAGTTCAGCGATCAGTACTACATGCTCGTGGACCAGCTGTGGTTGAAGTGA
- a CDS encoding ABC transporter permease, which translates to MMYVAKRLGSAVLVMFAISVVVFLIFFATPGVDPAARIAGRGASPEVLSQVRHEFGFDQPLPVRYVLMMSHLFITQDLTSYVNIGDRVVPQIMQAAPVTLSLVLGAAIIWIAFGLGGGILATRFRGTVVDPIIMIVGITAISLPAYWVGEVVNLVTQDRLHDTVFSWVPPLGYVPFTQDPGQWALHLLFPWLTLALLYGGIYARVLRAELVNALSEDYVRTCRAKGLSERRILWRHALRGSLSPVVSLFGLDFGSLVGGAALLTEVVFGLPGIGKLTWDSLQNLDLPVIMACVLYAAFFVVAANAVVDLLYAVIDPRVRRA; encoded by the coding sequence ATGATGTACGTCGCCAAGCGGCTCGGCTCCGCCGTGCTCGTCATGTTCGCGATCAGCGTCGTGGTGTTCCTCATCTTCTTCGCCACGCCCGGAGTCGACCCCGCGGCGCGCATCGCCGGACGAGGAGCCTCGCCCGAGGTGTTGTCGCAGGTGCGTCACGAGTTCGGCTTCGATCAGCCGCTGCCGGTGCGCTATGTGCTGATGATGAGCCACCTGTTCATCACGCAGGACCTCACCTCCTACGTGAACATCGGCGACAGGGTGGTGCCGCAGATCATGCAGGCCGCGCCCGTGACGCTGTCGCTGGTGCTGGGCGCCGCGATCATCTGGATCGCGTTCGGGCTCGGCGGCGGCATCCTCGCCACAAGGTTCAGAGGCACCGTCGTCGATCCGATCATCATGATCGTCGGCATCACCGCGATCTCGCTCCCGGCCTACTGGGTCGGCGAGGTGGTCAACCTCGTCACTCAGGACCGATTGCACGACACCGTGTTCTCGTGGGTGCCCCCGCTCGGGTACGTGCCGTTCACGCAAGACCCCGGTCAGTGGGCGCTGCATCTCCTGTTCCCGTGGCTCACGCTGGCGCTGCTGTACGGAGGCATCTACGCACGAGTGCTGCGCGCCGAGCTGGTCAACGCGCTCTCCGAGGACTATGTGCGAACGTGCCGGGCCAAGGGGCTCTCCGAGCGGCGCATCCTCTGGCGGCACGCGCTGCGCGGATCGCTCTCACCCGTCGTCTCGCTGTTCGGCCTCGACTTCGGCTCGCTCGTCGGCGGTGCCGCACTGCTCACCGAGGTCGTCTTCGGTCTGCCGGGCATCGGAAAGCTCACCTGGGACTCGCTGCAGAACCTCGACCTGCCCGTGATCATGGCGTGCGTGCTGTACGCGGCGTTCTTCGTCGTGGCGGCGAACGCCGTTGTCGACCTTCTCTATGCCGTCATCGACCCGAGGGTGCGCCGTGCCTGA
- a CDS encoding ABC transporter permease translates to MVEVSVSVATAARARRQMERPAGPWRVALTQIAHNPVAVVSGVLLVAIIALCLAAPLYAQYIAHTNPFESNLNGYTMVAGERVAVLQQSTTGLKLGVEPIGPTWNLSGYFLGADGQGRDVFARLLYGGRTTLLIGFTSAILCCAAGALVGIVAGYFGGPIDWVLSRLMDIVWAFPVYLLAISLSVVLLTDGLRIGPIVIGPGNLMLPIGIIALIYVPYVARPLRGQVLSLKNREFVKASIGLGAGDWRILRREILRNVLPTVIVFIPLMAALNMLTESALSFLSIGVQPPTASWGTIINDGLDLLYTRPAVALAPGILLVLTAVALNLFGDAVRDALDPKAKLRGAA, encoded by the coding sequence GTGGTTGAAGTGAGCGTCTCGGTCGCGACGGCAGCCAGAGCGCGAAGACAGATGGAGCGACCGGCGGGGCCGTGGCGGGTCGCGCTCACCCAGATCGCGCACAACCCGGTGGCCGTGGTCTCCGGCGTCCTGCTCGTCGCGATCATCGCGCTGTGCCTGGCGGCACCCCTGTACGCGCAATACATCGCGCACACCAACCCGTTCGAGTCCAACCTCAACGGCTACACGATGGTCGCCGGCGAGCGGGTGGCTGTGCTGCAGCAGTCCACCACCGGCCTGAAGCTCGGTGTCGAGCCGATCGGCCCGACCTGGAATCTGAGCGGATACTTCCTCGGCGCGGACGGGCAGGGTCGTGACGTGTTCGCCCGGCTGCTGTACGGGGGCAGAACCACACTGCTCATCGGCTTCACATCGGCCATCCTGTGCTGTGCCGCCGGTGCGCTCGTCGGCATCGTGGCCGGGTACTTCGGCGGTCCGATCGACTGGGTGCTCTCGCGACTGATGGACATCGTCTGGGCGTTCCCGGTCTACCTGCTGGCGATCTCTCTCTCAGTGGTGCTGCTCACCGACGGGCTGCGGATAGGGCCGATCGTGATCGGCCCCGGCAACCTGATGCTGCCGATCGGGATCATCGCGCTGATCTACGTGCCCTATGTGGCACGACCCTTGCGCGGGCAGGTGCTCTCCCTGAAGAACCGCGAGTTCGTGAAGGCATCCATCGGTCTGGGCGCCGGCGACTGGCGCATTCTGCGACGGGAGATCCTGCGCAACGTGCTGCCGACGGTCATCGTGTTCATTCCGCTGATGGCCGCGCTGAACATGCTCACCGAATCCGCCCTGTCGTTCCTCTCCATCGGAGTGCAGCCGCCGACCGCCAGCTGGGGCACCATCATCAACGACGGGCTCGACCTGCTCTACACGCGGCCGGCGGTGGCCCTCGCTCCGGGCATCCTGCTGGTGTTGACCGCCGTGGCACTGAACCTGTTCGGCGACGCCGTTCGTGACGCGCTCGACCCGAAGGCGAAACTGCGAGGTGCAGCATGA
- a CDS encoding ABC transporter ATP-binding protein yields MNDVVLRADNVVKTFALRGKQKGTVTAVDGVSIEVRSGETLGIVGESGCGKSTFGQCLTRLIDLTSGTVEFEGEDISSLSRRRLRPVRRRLQMVFQDPYSSLNPRMRVADIVAEPLRIHRTTDRRAIPDRVADLLERVGFDPSMAGRYPHEFSGGQRQRIGIARALALNPSVLVADEPVSALDVSVQAQVLNLLADLQDEFGLTYVFIAHDLGVVEHVSDRVAVMYLGDLVELADAEELYASPAHHYTEALLSAIPQIDRDGAPRRERIVLSGDVPSPANRPSGCPFHPRCPAATEICRKERPTLRTLGSRQVACHHPLPVPTTRVVTPTGQSQSVR; encoded by the coding sequence GTGAACGACGTGGTGCTTCGGGCCGACAACGTCGTGAAGACGTTCGCCCTGAGAGGCAAGCAGAAGGGCACGGTGACCGCGGTCGACGGGGTCAGCATCGAGGTGCGATCCGGAGAGACCCTCGGCATCGTCGGAGAGTCGGGGTGTGGCAAGTCCACGTTCGGCCAGTGTCTGACCCGTCTGATCGACCTGACTTCAGGCACTGTCGAGTTCGAGGGTGAAGACATCTCGTCGCTCAGCAGGCGCAGGCTCCGCCCCGTGCGCCGCCGCCTGCAGATGGTGTTCCAAGACCCGTATTCGTCGCTGAACCCGAGGATGCGCGTCGCCGACATCGTTGCGGAGCCACTGCGCATCCACCGCACAACGGATCGTCGCGCCATCCCCGATCGCGTCGCCGACCTGCTCGAGCGCGTCGGGTTCGATCCGAGCATGGCGGGCCGATACCCGCACGAGTTCTCCGGTGGACAGCGGCAGCGCATCGGGATCGCGCGAGCACTCGCCCTGAACCCGAGCGTGCTCGTCGCCGACGAGCCCGTCTCCGCGCTCGACGTCTCGGTACAGGCGCAGGTGCTCAACCTGCTCGCCGACCTGCAGGATGAGTTCGGACTCACGTACGTGTTCATCGCCCACGACCTCGGCGTCGTCGAGCATGTCTCCGACCGCGTCGCCGTCATGTACCTGGGTGACCTCGTCGAACTGGCCGACGCCGAGGAGCTCTACGCGTCCCCTGCGCACCACTACACCGAGGCGCTGCTGTCGGCGATTCCGCAGATCGATCGTGACGGTGCGCCACGACGGGAGCGCATCGTGTTGAGCGGCGATGTGCCGAGCCCCGCCAACAGGCCGAGCGGATGCCCGTTCCACCCCCGCTGCCCCGCGGCGACCGAGATCTGCCGCAAGGAACGTCCGACGCTGCGCACCCTCGGCAGTCGCCAGGTCGCCTGTCACCACCCTCTTCCGGTGCCGACGACTCGCGTCGTCACGCCTACCGGCCAGAGCCAGAGCGTGCGGTAG
- a CDS encoding alpha/beta fold hydrolase has product MPYISLPGAEVYHEVSGAGEPVVLLHGGFCSIETMRPQIECLSKHYRVFAMERPGHGRSADREGPITYRGIVADVVAYLDTMRLDDAHLLGFSDGGIAGLLLAIDHAERVRSLVAIGANTDPEGLVDEAEGVGSKSGPPGAPGDRARLVRRIEEDMQRDYERLSPDGPLHADVVREKLARLWRDEPHIPLERLRAVASPTLIMAADRDSITIEHTLAMAEGIPGAQLCIVPGSTHLVMMERPHLVNRIVMDFLAESTRDERD; this is encoded by the coding sequence ATGCCGTACATCTCTCTGCCGGGGGCAGAGGTCTATCACGAGGTCTCGGGCGCCGGCGAGCCCGTCGTGCTGTTGCACGGCGGCTTCTGCTCGATCGAGACCATGAGACCGCAGATCGAGTGTCTCTCGAAGCACTATCGCGTCTTCGCCATGGAGCGCCCTGGTCACGGCCGGTCGGCCGATCGTGAGGGGCCGATCACCTACCGGGGCATCGTCGCCGATGTCGTCGCATATCTCGACACCATGCGTCTCGATGACGCGCATCTGCTGGGCTTCAGCGACGGCGGCATCGCGGGACTGCTCCTCGCGATCGACCATGCCGAGCGAGTGCGATCTCTGGTGGCGATCGGAGCCAACACAGACCCCGAGGGGCTGGTCGATGAGGCAGAGGGCGTCGGCAGCAAGTCGGGTCCTCCCGGCGCACCGGGTGATCGCGCTCGCCTGGTGCGCCGGATCGAGGAGGACATGCAACGCGACTATGAGCGGCTGAGTCCCGACGGTCCGTTGCACGCCGACGTCGTGCGCGAGAAACTCGCAAGGCTGTGGCGAGACGAGCCGCACATCCCGCTCGAACGGCTGCGTGCCGTGGCGAGTCCGACGCTGATCATGGCTGCCGACCGCGACTCCATCACCATCGAGCACACACTGGCGATGGCCGAGGGGATTCCGGGCGCCCAGCTGTGCATCGTGCCGGGCTCGACACACCTCGTGATGATGGAGCGACCGCACCTGGTGAACCGGATCGTCATGGACTTCCTCGCGGAGAGCACACGGGACGAACGAGACTGA
- a CDS encoding MMPL family transporter, producing MSSFLYSVGRWAFRARLLVVAIWLVLAAIAVACAALFGTGTQNTYAIPGTESQQALDALARTFPQVSGASAQLIAVAPKGESVKDAAFQSAVEASVNRLDGIPQVSSATSPYSSTSSANISSDDSAVIVPVQLTVAQSAVHATTADALQAEAHRLQKELPKGSEAAMGGQLFSQTAAGISVTELLGILVAFIVLAFTFVSLLAAAMPLITALLGVAVALSVILAMTSVTTITSTTPLLALMLGLAVGIDYALFITSRHQDQVRSGIDPEESAARSIATAGSAVVFAAVTVIIALVGLSVAGIPFLTTMGIASAGAVALAVLVSTTLTPALLGFVGWRIVRRRYRPAKSGAAKSESEPAPEPESEHEPVLTERAQRVEGGQGSAEGDPPLGSKSAADDLDDDAVEESREAQRRGFFFGWVRGATKWPIVTVVLVVAALGALTVPAAHLRLALPDAGSLPHGEPGRVTYDLIDEHFGPGYNGPLIVTGSIIQSTDPQGLMNDLGASIARVPGVVAVPLSTPNETGDTGIVQVIPDGAPDSQATQNLVARLRGMHDEFQKKYDVDLSVTGYTAAGIDVSARLGQALLPFGILVVGLSLVLLAMVFRSIVVPVTAALGYLLSVGAAFGVTSLVFENGVLAGPLGVASLGSVISFMPIILMGVLFGLAMDYEVFLVSRMREHYVHHGDAHDAIEAGFLGSARVVTAAAIIMFAVFAAFVPEGDASIQPIALGLAVGVAIDAFIVRMTLIPPCSCSSAGTPGGCPASSSACSRTSTRRAKASRRSSS from the coding sequence ATGTCGTCTTTTCTCTACAGCGTCGGCCGATGGGCCTTTCGCGCCCGCCTTCTCGTCGTCGCGATCTGGCTGGTCCTCGCCGCGATCGCCGTGGCCTGCGCCGCACTCTTCGGCACCGGCACGCAGAACACCTATGCCATTCCGGGCACCGAGTCGCAGCAGGCTCTGGATGCCCTCGCCCGCACCTTCCCGCAGGTGAGCGGGGCATCCGCGCAGCTGATCGCCGTCGCTCCGAAGGGCGAGAGCGTGAAGGATGCCGCGTTCCAGTCCGCCGTCGAGGCGAGCGTGAACCGACTCGACGGCATCCCCCAGGTGTCGAGCGCGACCTCGCCGTACTCGTCGACGTCGAGCGCGAACATCAGCTCGGACGACTCCGCCGTGATCGTCCCGGTGCAGCTCACGGTGGCGCAGAGCGCCGTGCACGCGACGACCGCAGACGCGTTGCAGGCGGAAGCGCATCGACTGCAGAAAGAGCTCCCGAAGGGCTCAGAGGCCGCGATGGGCGGACAGCTCTTCTCACAGACAGCAGCGGGCATCAGCGTGACCGAGCTGCTGGGCATCCTCGTGGCGTTCATCGTGCTGGCGTTCACGTTCGTGTCGCTGCTCGCTGCGGCGATGCCGCTCATCACGGCGCTGCTGGGCGTGGCGGTCGCTTTGTCGGTCATTCTCGCGATGACGTCGGTCACCACGATCACGTCGACGACGCCGCTGCTGGCGCTCATGCTCGGGCTCGCCGTCGGGATCGACTATGCGCTGTTCATCACCTCGCGACATCAGGACCAGGTGCGCAGCGGCATCGACCCGGAGGAGTCGGCGGCACGCTCGATCGCGACGGCGGGGTCGGCGGTGGTGTTCGCGGCGGTGACGGTGATCATCGCTCTGGTCGGGCTGAGCGTGGCCGGCATTCCGTTCCTCACGACCATGGGCATCGCCTCGGCCGGTGCTGTGGCGCTCGCCGTGTTGGTGTCGACGACGCTCACGCCCGCGCTGCTCGGCTTCGTGGGCTGGCGCATCGTGCGCCGTAGGTACCGGCCGGCGAAGAGCGGGGCAGCGAAATCCGAGTCGGAGCCCGCGCCTGAGCCGGAGAGCGAGCACGAGCCGGTACTCACTGAGCGAGCGCAGCGCGTCGAAGGAGGCCAGGGAAGCGCGGAGGGCGACCCTCCGCTCGGCTCAAAGAGCGCGGCCGACGACCTCGACGACGACGCCGTCGAGGAGTCCCGTGAGGCGCAGAGGCGCGGCTTCTTCTTCGGCTGGGTGCGCGGTGCCACGAAGTGGCCGATCGTCACGGTCGTGCTGGTCGTCGCCGCGCTCGGCGCGCTCACCGTGCCCGCCGCGCACCTGCGGCTGGCGCTTCCCGACGCGGGATCGCTGCCGCACGGCGAGCCCGGCCGCGTCACCTACGATCTCATCGACGAGCACTTCGGCCCCGGATACAACGGGCCGCTGATCGTGACAGGCTCCATCATCCAGAGCACCGACCCGCAGGGCCTGATGAACGACCTCGGCGCGAGCATCGCCAGGGTGCCGGGCGTCGTCGCGGTGCCGCTCTCGACGCCGAACGAGACGGGCGACACGGGCATCGTTCAGGTCATCCCCGACGGCGCGCCCGACTCGCAGGCCACCCAGAACCTCGTCGCCCGGTTGCGCGGCATGCACGACGAATTCCAGAAGAAGTACGACGTCGACCTCTCCGTCACCGGTTACACGGCTGCCGGCATCGACGTCTCCGCCCGGCTCGGGCAGGCGCTGCTGCCCTTCGGCATCCTCGTGGTCGGACTCTCGCTCGTGCTGCTGGCGATGGTGTTCCGGTCCATCGTGGTGCCCGTCACGGCCGCGCTGGGATACCTGCTGTCGGTAGGAGCGGCGTTCGGGGTCACCAGTCTTGTCTTCGAGAACGGGGTGCTCGCGGGGCCGTTGGGCGTGGCATCCCTCGGCTCCGTCATCAGCTTCATGCCGATCATCTTGATGGGCGTGCTGTTCGGTCTCGCCATGGACTACGAGGTCTTTCTCGTCAGCCGCATGCGCGAGCACTATGTGCACCACGGCGATGCGCACGACGCGATCGAGGCGGGATTCCTCGGATCGGCACGGGTCGTGACGGCCGCGGCGATCATCATGTTCGCCGTCTTCGCCGCCTTCGTGCCCGAGGGAGATGCCTCGATCCAGCCGATCGCGCTCGGCCTCGCCGTCGGCGTCGCGATCGACGCGTTCATCGTGCGCATGACGCTCATTCCGCCGTGCTCATGCTCTTCGGCAGGTACGCCTGGTGGATGCCCCGCATCCTCGAGCGCGTGCTCCCGCACTTCGACGCGGAGGGCGAAGGCATCGCGAAGGAGCTCGAGCTGA